Proteins encoded in a region of the Flavobacterium sp. PMTSA4 genome:
- the hpf gene encoding ribosome hibernation-promoting factor, HPF/YfiA family encodes MKVNVHAVNFNIDRKLVDFIQTRLTKLEKYYDNVVSSDVFLKVENISEKENKAVEFKIHVPGDDFIVKKQCKTFEEAVELAAESLERLLVKRKEKVRAHI; translated from the coding sequence ATGAAGGTAAATGTTCATGCAGTAAATTTTAACATCGACAGAAAATTGGTCGATTTTATCCAGACAAGATTAACTAAACTTGAAAAATATTATGATAATGTTGTGTCGTCTGATGTTTTTTTAAAGGTTGAAAACATAAGTGAGAAAGAAAACAAAGCTGTAGAATTTAAAATTCATGTTCCTGGAGATGATTTTATTGTAAAAAAACAATGTAAAACATTTGAAGAAGCTGTTGAATTAGCTGCAGAATCATTAGAAAGATTGCTTGTTAAACGCAAAGAAAAAGTAAGAGCTCATATTTAA
- a CDS encoding tyrosine-type recombinase/integrase, with amino-acid sequence MTDYLKKFNDYLHLEKNYSLHTVLAYCKDVEFFQNHIRNEFLDDNLLEVNYSQIRSWIVSLSDDGKSNSSINRKISSIKAFYKFLLKSKQIDNSPLSKHKALKSAKKIQIPFSEKELNEVLNHLIFSDDFEGARDKLMIDLFYTTGIRRAELINLQIQNIDTFSNSIKVVGKRNKERVIPLLPNISDEILKYIEKRDEVVNGKENNFLFIKINGVKLNDSLVYRIINYYFSNVSEKVKKSPHILRHTFATHLLNNGADINSVKELLGHSSLASTQVYTHSSLSELKKVYINAHPRTIQ; translated from the coding sequence ATGACTGATTATTTAAAAAAATTTAATGATTACCTTCATTTAGAAAAAAACTATTCTTTGCATACCGTTTTGGCCTATTGTAAAGATGTTGAATTTTTTCAAAATCATATACGAAATGAATTTCTTGATGATAATTTACTAGAAGTTAATTACAGTCAAATACGTTCTTGGATAGTTTCATTATCTGATGATGGTAAATCTAACTCTTCAATAAATAGAAAAATCTCTTCCATTAAAGCATTTTATAAATTTTTATTAAAGTCAAAACAGATTGACAATAGTCCTTTATCCAAACATAAAGCTTTGAAGTCGGCAAAAAAGATTCAAATTCCTTTTTCTGAAAAAGAGTTAAATGAGGTTTTGAATCATCTTATTTTTTCAGATGATTTTGAAGGAGCTAGAGATAAATTGATGATTGATTTGTTTTACACAACTGGAATCAGAAGAGCCGAACTTATTAATTTACAAATTCAAAATATTGATACATTTTCAAATTCGATTAAGGTTGTAGGTAAAAGAAATAAAGAAAGAGTAATTCCCTTGTTGCCTAATATTTCTGATGAAATTTTAAAATATATCGAGAAAAGAGATGAAGTGGTAAATGGTAAAGAAAATAATTTTTTATTTATAAAAATAAATGGAGTTAAATTAAATGATTCACTTGTTTATCGAATAATAAATTATTACTTTAGTAATGTCTCTGAGAAGGTGAAAAAAAGTCCTCATATTTTAAGACACACTTTTGCTACACATCTTTTAAATAACGGAGCAGATATTAACTCAGTAAAAGAATTATTAGGTCATTCTAGTTTAGCATCAACACAAGTATATACTCATAGTAGTCTTTCAGAACTCAAGAAAGTCTATATAAATGCTCATCCCAGAACGATTCAATAA
- the rpsU gene encoding 30S ribosomal protein S21: protein MLIIPIKDGENIDRALKRYKRKFDKTGTVRQLRARQAFTKPSVARRAEIQKAAYIQNLKDSLES from the coding sequence ATGTTAATTATACCAATTAAAGACGGAGAAAATATCGATAGAGCATTAAAGCGCTATAAAAGAAAATTTGACAAAACTGGAACTGTACGTCAATTAAGAGCTAGACAAGCTTTTACTAAACCATCAGTAGCTAGAAGAGCAGAAATCCAAAAAGCGGCTTACATTCAAAACTTGAAAGATAGTCTAGAAAGTTAG
- a CDS encoding acyl-CoA dehydrogenase family protein, which translates to MNSTYFTEEHELFRESLRDFLNKEVVPHIEKWEKTGTIERFIWEKFGEMGFFGIAYPEAYGGMNLDLFYTVIFLEELQKIKSGGFAAAMWAHSYLAMTHLNAEGDERIKQEYLAPSISGKKIGALCITEPFGGSDVAGMRTTAVKKGNKYIINGSKTFITNGVYADYYVVAAKTNPELGNKGISMFVFDTNLNGISATKLDKLGWRASDTAEIAFDNVEIPEENLMGEEGKGFPYIMQHFALERLIMAINAHARAEFALEYTIDYMSKREAFGKSINKFQALRHTVVNHFTDVEHCKLFNYAAVSRLDKGEYVVKEATMAKLKSTQIADETIYSCLQMLGGYGYMEEYPLARLLRDSRLGPIGGGTSEILREILSKMLIDKQNYKPAVK; encoded by the coding sequence ATGAATTCTACATACTTTACAGAAGAGCACGAATTGTTTAGAGAAAGTTTACGAGATTTTTTGAATAAAGAAGTTGTTCCTCATATTGAAAAATGGGAAAAAACAGGAACTATTGAACGTTTCATTTGGGAAAAATTTGGCGAAATGGGTTTCTTCGGCATTGCATATCCTGAGGCTTATGGTGGAATGAATTTGGATTTATTTTATACGGTTATTTTCTTGGAAGAACTTCAAAAAATAAAATCTGGTGGTTTTGCTGCTGCAATGTGGGCTCATTCTTATTTAGCAATGACTCATTTGAATGCAGAAGGCGATGAACGAATTAAACAAGAATATCTTGCACCAAGTATTTCTGGAAAAAAAATTGGAGCGCTTTGTATTACTGAACCATTCGGTGGAAGCGATGTTGCCGGAATGCGAACAACTGCTGTTAAAAAAGGAAATAAATATATAATAAATGGTTCCAAAACATTTATCACAAATGGAGTTTATGCAGATTATTATGTAGTTGCCGCAAAAACTAATCCCGAACTTGGAAATAAAGGAATTAGCATGTTTGTTTTTGATACAAATCTTAATGGAATTTCAGCAACAAAATTAGATAAATTGGGTTGGCGAGCTTCAGATACAGCCGAAATTGCTTTTGATAATGTTGAAATCCCAGAAGAAAACCTAATGGGTGAAGAAGGAAAAGGTTTTCCTTACATTATGCAACACTTTGCTTTGGAAAGATTAATTATGGCAATTAATGCTCATGCGAGAGCAGAATTTGCTTTGGAATATACGATTGACTATATGTCAAAAAGAGAAGCGTTTGGTAAATCTATTAATAAGTTTCAAGCTTTAAGACATACTGTTGTAAATCATTTTACAGACGTTGAGCATTGTAAATTATTTAATTATGCAGCTGTATCTAGATTAGATAAAGGTGAATATGTTGTAAAAGAAGCTACAATGGCAAAATTAAAATCCACTCAAATAGCTGATGAAACAATTTACAGTTGTTTGCAGATGTTGGGCGGATATGGTTATATGGAGGAATATCCATTAGCACGTTTATTAAGAGATAGTCGTTTAGGACCAATTGGTGGTGGAACTTCTGAAATTCTAAGAGAGATTTTGTCAAAAATGCTGATTGACAAACAAAACTATAAACCAGCGGTTAAATAA
- a CDS encoding ComEA family DNA-binding protein translates to MENNTSIGKSFLSYTKSQRIGILLFFAIIISLQLVYFFYHFETPVIDEKEKENWLSNQSSVDSLKVAYTNYQPKIYPFNPNFITDFKGYKLGMKVEEIDRLLAFRKENNYVNSAEEFQAVTKVSDSLLNAISPYFKFPDWVKNKKSIYQPYEKKDFSKKEKIVVLDINTASKEDLMKIYGIGDKISDRILNEKEKYGAFLSMEQMQEIWGLQPEVIEKLNASFEIKSTTNAKRININTASVKELSQFPFFRYQLAHDIVKYRSMNGDIKIEDLTKIKGFPADKLKIIALYLEF, encoded by the coding sequence ATGGAAAATAATACTTCGATAGGAAAGTCTTTTTTAAGTTATACCAAAAGTCAACGGATTGGTATTTTGTTGTTTTTTGCGATAATCATTTCGCTTCAATTGGTTTATTTCTTTTATCATTTTGAAACTCCAGTAATTGATGAAAAGGAAAAAGAAAATTGGTTATCAAATCAAAGTTCTGTAGATAGTTTGAAAGTTGCATATACAAATTACCAACCAAAGATTTATCCCTTTAATCCAAATTTTATAACCGATTTCAAAGGATATAAATTAGGAATGAAAGTTGAAGAAATAGATAGATTGTTAGCTTTTCGAAAAGAAAACAACTATGTTAATTCAGCTGAAGAATTTCAAGCAGTAACGAAAGTTTCGGATTCATTGTTAAATGCCATTTCTCCTTATTTTAAATTTCCTGATTGGGTAAAAAACAAAAAATCAATATATCAACCTTACGAGAAAAAAGATTTTTCTAAGAAAGAAAAGATAGTAGTTTTAGATATAAATACGGCTTCAAAGGAAGATTTAATGAAAATCTACGGAATTGGGGATAAAATATCCGATAGAATATTGAATGAAAAAGAAAAATATGGTGCTTTCTTATCAATGGAGCAAATGCAAGAAATTTGGGGTTTACAACCTGAAGTTATTGAAAAATTAAATGCTTCTTTCGAAATCAAATCAACTACAAATGCGAAAAGAATAAATATTAATACTGCATCAGTCAAAGAGCTTTCGCAATTCCCATTCTTTAGATATCAACTCGCTCATGATATTGTTAAATACCGAAGTATGAATGGAGATATTAAAATTGAAGATTTAACAAAAATTAAAGGATTTCCTGCGGATAAATTAAAAATTATTGCCTTATATTTGGAATTCTAA
- a CDS encoding PspC domain-containing protein, whose translation MSPVIKLKYFFEKHGFHVSSRLADKLGMRASNVRLFFIYITFVTAGLWFGVYLTLAFWIKLKDLIRGKRTSVFDL comes from the coding sequence ATGTCGCCAGTAATAAAATTGAAATATTTTTTTGAAAAACATGGATTTCATGTTTCATCACGTTTGGCCGATAAATTAGGTATGCGAGCATCTAATGTTCGATTATTTTTTATCTACATCACTTTTGTAACCGCTGGACTTTGGTTTGGAGTTTATTTAACATTAGCTTTTTGGATTAAGTTGAAAGATTTAATTAGAGGAAAACGAACTTCTGTTTTCGATTTGTAA
- a CDS encoding DUF2851 family protein yields the protein MKEDFLHYVWQYKKFDFSNLKTVNGESLSISNVGNYFQKSGPDFFNAQITIENQKWAGNIEIHIKSSDWYLHQHEKDDNYNNVVLHVVWEHDTPIFRKDNSEIPTLELKHYVSKEVLENYQSLVSKKSWIYCENQIKQVDDFIFQSWKERLFFERLERKSIPIQKLLEETDNDWEAVLFCLLSKNFGLNTNGETFLKMAQSVPFSVIRKEGFEVENLEALFLGRTDLIPLDAEDNYTKDLKSNYDYISHKYQLQKTILSPVQFFKHRPDNFPTIRLAQLAMLYHQESNLFSRVISINKLKDFYSLFEVETSSYWLTHYQLDNESVKKKKKLSKSFIDLIVINTIVPIQFAYAKSLGKESSETILELIREIKPEKNVIIQKFNQFGLDAINAFDSQSLLQLKNEYCNLSKCLQCNVGIQLLKS from the coding sequence GTGAAAGAAGATTTCCTCCATTATGTGTGGCAATATAAGAAGTTTGATTTTTCTAACCTAAAAACGGTTAATGGAGAATCACTTTCGATTAGTAATGTTGGAAATTATTTTCAGAAATCAGGACCAGATTTTTTTAATGCTCAAATTACTATTGAAAATCAAAAATGGGCAGGAAATATTGAAATTCATATAAAATCTTCCGATTGGTATTTGCATCAACATGAAAAAGATGATAATTATAATAATGTAGTTTTACATGTGGTTTGGGAACATGATACGCCAATTTTTAGAAAAGATAATTCAGAAATTCCAACTTTAGAATTAAAACATTATGTTTCAAAAGAAGTTTTAGAAAATTATCAATCATTGGTTTCTAAAAAATCATGGATTTATTGCGAAAATCAAATTAAACAGGTCGATGATTTTATTTTTCAAAGTTGGAAAGAAAGATTATTTTTTGAAAGATTAGAACGAAAATCAATTCCGATACAAAAACTTTTAGAAGAAACGGATAATGATTGGGAAGCCGTTTTATTCTGTTTGTTGTCCAAAAACTTCGGTTTAAACACTAATGGTGAAACATTTTTGAAAATGGCTCAATCTGTTCCGTTTTCAGTAATCAGAAAAGAAGGATTTGAAGTAGAAAATCTTGAAGCATTGTTTTTGGGTAGAACTGATTTAATTCCACTTGACGCTGAAGACAACTATACAAAAGATTTGAAAAGTAACTATGATTATATTTCACACAAATATCAATTGCAAAAAACAATTTTATCACCCGTTCAATTTTTTAAGCACAGACCTGATAATTTCCCGACAATTCGTTTAGCACAACTAGCAATGTTGTATCATCAAGAAAGTAATTTATTTTCGAGAGTAATTTCAATCAATAAACTAAAGGATTTCTATTCACTTTTTGAGGTTGAAACTTCTAGTTATTGGTTAACGCATTATCAGTTGGATAACGAAAGTGTCAAAAAGAAGAAAAAATTATCAAAATCGTTTATTGATTTGATTGTTATAAATACCATAGTTCCAATTCAGTTTGCTTATGCAAAAAGTTTAGGAAAGGAAAGCTCAGAAACTATTTTAGAATTGATTAGAGAAATTAAGCCAGAGAAAAATGTAATTATCCAAAAGTTTAACCAATTTGGTTTAGATGCAATTAATGCTTTTGACTCACAATCATTATTACAATTAAAGAATGAATATTGTAATTTGAGCAAATGTTTGCAATGCAACGTTGGAATTCAATTATTAAAATCCTAA
- a CDS encoding GLPGLI family protein translates to MKKIIILLFFIVVKSFSQNYKVIYSKSSNGKTIENQDNIWVLTNSNQTLISSEKMMNEKADFPFEQNIVERNSNDYFQIATLSKSKSIQTKDSLSLAKQNFEFLNETKKILGYNCKKAKTIINSNTIELWYTEDLKVKGAPTILGQNLGLVLEMNRNGNYAITVTKIEKIKSFPVINFDKSKNLDLLSYRDLLWKSRFTTVEIFKEQIINFSDASKSNDSVFRFANGTIAVRKIKFPEIKVGSQIFADLTEQSNGDAYDRTGSFFIIPTNKQNSFLEGLENGKSLLPIYTNGNGKEYQGVVATENYNPVVELMQFFTPFGVKQYNTIQLKDKTWQENVFYRQDVSDLRSLLNNQEVYVGVFIGNYDKGGHKVSANFTIHQEEDSNQKEKQIVPLFCTNNIMEMAGQEYGTMFNSEKGLVVNFNLDKALKNCKLRYISTGHGGWENGDEFVPKKNSIYLDEKETFSFTPWRQDCGSYRLSNPASGNFSNGLSSSDYSRSNWCPGTVTNPIYIDLGDLDAGNHSIQIKIPQGLPEGNSFSAWNVSGVLIGE, encoded by the coding sequence ATGAAAAAAATTATAATTCTACTATTTTTTATTGTAGTCAAATCATTTTCTCAAAATTACAAAGTGATTTATTCTAAAAGTTCAAACGGAAAAACTATTGAAAATCAAGATAATATTTGGGTTTTAACTAATTCAAATCAAACGTTAATCTCATCAGAAAAAATGATGAATGAAAAGGCAGATTTCCCTTTTGAACAAAATATAGTTGAAAGAAATTCAAATGATTATTTTCAAATTGCAACGTTAAGCAAATCCAAAAGCATCCAAACTAAAGACAGTTTATCATTAGCTAAACAAAATTTTGAATTTTTAAACGAAACCAAAAAAATACTTGGATACAATTGTAAAAAAGCAAAAACGATAATCAATTCTAATACAATAGAACTTTGGTATACTGAGGATTTAAAAGTAAAAGGCGCACCAACTATTTTAGGGCAAAATCTAGGTTTGGTTTTAGAAATGAATCGCAATGGAAATTATGCAATCACAGTAACAAAAATTGAGAAAATAAAATCGTTTCCAGTAATCAATTTTGATAAATCTAAAAATTTGGACCTATTATCCTACCGTGATTTGTTATGGAAAAGTCGATTTACAACGGTTGAAATCTTTAAAGAACAAATAATTAATTTTTCGGATGCATCAAAATCAAATGATAGCGTTTTCAGGTTTGCCAATGGAACAATTGCAGTGCGCAAAATAAAATTTCCTGAAATAAAAGTTGGCAGTCAAATTTTTGCTGACTTAACCGAACAATCTAATGGCGATGCATATGATAGAACGGGTTCTTTTTTTATTATTCCTACTAATAAACAAAATTCATTTTTAGAAGGTTTAGAAAATGGAAAATCATTATTACCAATTTACACCAATGGAAACGGAAAAGAATATCAAGGCGTAGTTGCTACTGAAAATTATAATCCAGTTGTAGAACTAATGCAATTTTTTACTCCATTTGGAGTGAAACAATACAACACCATTCAGTTGAAAGACAAAACATGGCAAGAAAATGTTTTTTATCGTCAAGACGTTTCCGATTTAAGAAGTTTGTTGAATAATCAAGAAGTATATGTTGGTGTTTTTATTGGAAATTATGACAAAGGCGGACACAAAGTTTCTGCAAACTTTACCATTCATCAGGAAGAAGATAGCAACCAAAAAGAAAAACAAATTGTTCCTCTTTTTTGCACTAATAACATTATGGAAATGGCTGGTCAAGAATATGGAACAATGTTTAATTCGGAAAAAGGCTTGGTGGTTAATTTCAATTTAGACAAAGCTTTAAAAAATTGTAAACTTCGATATATTTCAACCGGTCATGGTGGTTGGGAAAATGGAGATGAATTTGTGCCGAAGAAAAATTCGATTTATTTAGACGAAAAAGAAACTTTTAGTTTCACACCTTGGCGACAAGATTGTGGTTCATACAGATTATCAAATCCTGCATCAGGAAATTTTTCAAATGGACTTTCATCATCAGATTACAGTCGTTCTAATTGGTGTCCAGGAACTGTAACCAATCCGATTTATATTGATTTAGGAGATTTGGATGCTGGAAATCATTCCATTCAAATTAAAATTCCACAAGGTTTGCCTGAAGGAAATAGTTTTAGCGCTTGGAATGTTTCAGGAGTTTTGATTGGAGAATAA
- a CDS encoding pyridoxal-phosphate dependent enzyme, with protein sequence MKYAENILGTIGNTPLVKLNKVVEGIDALVLAKVETFNPGNSVKDRMALKMVEDAEADGRLKPGGTIIEGTSGNTGMGLALAAIVKGYKCIFVITDKQSKEKMDILRAVGAKVVVCPTDVEPTDPRSYYSVSKRLSTEIPNSWYVNQYDNPSNATAHYEQTGPEIWEQTDGKVTHFVVGVGTGGTISGVAKYLKEKNPNIKIWGIDTYGSVFKKYHETGIFDENEIYSYITEGIGEDILPKNVDFSLIDGFTKVTDKDAAVYTRKIALEEGIFVGNSAGSCIKGLHQLKEHFKPEDVVVVLFHDSGSRYVGKMFNDDWMRERGFLDEEITKAEDLIKEHKDKPLVIVRTEELVSHAIERLKKYNISQIPVIDTNGFVGSIDETDLFRSYVENKNIAEKPIREIMGKPYPIVKANTPIEEISKLINKDNQAVLVELENGKHHIITKHDVISSIK encoded by the coding sequence ATGAAATACGCAGAAAATATATTAGGAACTATTGGAAATACGCCTTTAGTAAAACTAAACAAAGTTGTAGAAGGAATTGACGCTTTAGTTCTAGCCAAAGTTGAAACATTCAATCCAGGAAACTCAGTAAAAGACAGAATGGCTTTAAAAATGGTTGAAGACGCTGAAGCTGACGGAAGATTAAAACCTGGAGGAACAATCATAGAAGGAACTTCGGGGAATACAGGAATGGGTTTAGCTTTGGCAGCAATTGTTAAAGGATACAAATGTATATTTGTAATAACTGACAAACAATCCAAAGAAAAAATGGATATTCTTCGGGCTGTTGGTGCAAAGGTTGTTGTTTGTCCAACCGATGTAGAACCAACCGATCCGCGTTCGTATTACTCAGTTTCTAAAAGATTGAGTACCGAAATTCCAAACTCTTGGTATGTTAACCAATATGATAATCCAAGTAATGCAACGGCTCATTATGAACAAACTGGTCCAGAAATTTGGGAACAAACTGACGGGAAAGTGACTCATTTTGTTGTTGGTGTTGGAACTGGCGGAACAATTTCTGGTGTTGCAAAATATTTGAAAGAGAAAAATCCAAATATTAAAATTTGGGGAATTGATACCTATGGTTCTGTTTTCAAAAAATATCACGAAACTGGAATTTTTGACGAAAATGAAATTTACTCATACATTACCGAAGGAATTGGAGAAGATATTCTTCCAAAAAATGTTGACTTTTCATTAATTGATGGTTTCACAAAAGTTACCGATAAAGATGCAGCAGTTTATACTCGCAAAATTGCTTTGGAAGAAGGAATTTTTGTGGGTAATTCTGCTGGTTCGTGCATTAAAGGATTGCATCAGTTAAAAGAACATTTCAAGCCTGAAGATGTAGTTGTGGTTTTATTTCACGATAGCGGAAGTCGTTATGTTGGAAAAATGTTTAACGATGATTGGATGCGTGAAAGAGGATTTTTAGACGAAGAAATTACAAAAGCAGAAGATTTAATAAAAGAACATAAAGACAAACCGTTAGTGATTGTTCGCACAGAGGAATTAGTTTCACACGCCATTGAACGTTTGAAAAAATATAATATTTCTCAAATTCCAGTTATTGATACAAATGGTTTTGTGGGAAGCATTGATGAAACCGATTTGTTTAGAAGTTATGTTGAAAATAAAAACATTGCCGAAAAGCCAATTAGAGAAATTATGGGAAAACCATATCCAATAGTAAAAGCAAATACTCCAATTGAAGAAATTTCAAAACTCATCAATAAAGATAATCAAGCGGTTTTAGTGGAATTAGAAAACGGAAAACATCATATCATAACAAAACACGATGTGATTAGTTCAATAAAATAA
- a CDS encoding putative porin, whose protein sequence is MKKLLFTFFLLVSFSINFAQGKKKILENKREYSNEEKKSSTSVTKSNQSSSDKASIDKYRIISIQKDTTYVDTSLTIQKDYKWNYLRKDIFGLLPFANEGQTYAILDYGLKKKSSFPEIGFSGKHFNYLGVNDINYYSVATPITELYFKTTMQQGQSLDALITVNTSERFNFSVAFKGLRSLGRYINQLTSAGNFRFTSSYNTLNKRYYLNFHFTGQDLLNGENGGLTNVIDFTSENPDFDNRERLEVYLRDAESFLKGKRYFIDHSFRINSKDSENNLYATHQFNYETKFFEYKQPTIASTVGNTSVKRFGDAYVTSGLKDQTRFNRMYNKVGAIYENKTLGKFQFFAEDFRYNYYYDRVLILESGVIPSKISQEINTIGGQYEYRKNKWNGVFTVSNSISKQPMSNIDAKLNYKLNDKNEFTFNYQLMSKIPDASFNLYQSDFINYNWSNNFDNEKINSFGATAKTQWITASLEVSSLNDHLFFSNDSTDGQQQLITPKQYDKTINYLSIKASREFKWWKLALDNTILYQQVDQEDDVLNVPQIVTRNSLYFTDYFFKKALFLQTGFTVNYFSKYYINDYNPVIAEAFVQNDLKVGNFPMIDFFINARIRQTRIFLKAEHFNSKMTGNNFLTAPNYPYRDFTIRFGLIWNFFQ, encoded by the coding sequence ATGAAAAAATTACTTTTTACTTTTTTTTTACTTGTAAGCTTTAGCATAAACTTTGCTCAAGGCAAAAAGAAGATTTTAGAAAATAAAAGAGAATATTCAAATGAAGAAAAAAAGAGTTCTACAAGCGTTACAAAATCTAATCAAAGTTCATCTGATAAAGCTTCGATTGATAAGTATCGAATAATTTCAATTCAAAAAGACACAACCTACGTAGACACTTCATTAACCATTCAAAAAGACTATAAATGGAATTATCTAAGAAAAGATATTTTTGGATTATTGCCTTTTGCTAATGAAGGGCAAACTTATGCAATCCTTGATTATGGATTAAAAAAGAAAAGTAGTTTCCCCGAAATTGGTTTTTCTGGAAAACATTTTAATTATTTAGGTGTTAATGATATTAATTATTACTCTGTTGCAACTCCAATAACCGAATTGTATTTCAAGACAACTATGCAGCAAGGACAATCTTTGGATGCATTAATTACTGTAAACACATCTGAAAGATTTAATTTTTCTGTTGCATTTAAAGGTCTTCGTTCGTTAGGTCGATATATTAATCAATTGACTAGCGCTGGTAATTTCAGATTTACTTCAAGTTATAATACATTGAATAAAAGATATTACTTGAATTTTCATTTCACGGGTCAAGATTTATTGAATGGAGAAAACGGCGGATTAACAAATGTTATTGATTTTACAAGCGAAAATCCTGACTTTGATAATCGCGAACGTCTTGAAGTATATCTTCGTGATGCTGAATCGTTTTTAAAAGGGAAAAGATATTTTATTGACCATTCTTTTCGTATAAATTCTAAAGATTCAGAAAATAATCTTTATGCGACTCATCAATTCAATTATGAAACTAAATTTTTTGAATATAAACAACCAACAATTGCTTCAACTGTTGGGAATACTTCTGTAAAAAGATTTGGTGATGCTTATGTTACAAGCGGTTTAAAAGACCAAACTCGTTTCAATAGAATGTATAACAAAGTTGGCGCAATATATGAAAATAAAACTTTAGGAAAGTTTCAATTTTTTGCAGAAGACTTCAGATATAATTACTATTATGATAGAGTATTGATTCTAGAAAGCGGAGTAATTCCAAGCAAAATTTCTCAAGAAATTAATACAATTGGAGGTCAATATGAATACCGTAAAAATAAATGGAACGGAGTTTTTACAGTTTCAAATTCAATTTCAAAGCAACCAATGTCAAATATTGATGCAAAATTGAATTATAAACTAAATGACAAAAATGAATTTACTTTTAATTATCAATTAATGAGTAAAATTCCTGATGCTAGTTTTAATTTATATCAAAGCGATTTTATTAATTACAATTGGTCAAATAATTTTGACAATGAAAAGATAAACAGTTTTGGAGCAACTGCAAAAACACAATGGATTACAGCTTCGTTGGAAGTTTCATCTCTAAACGATCATTTGTTTTTCAGTAATGACAGCACTGATGGGCAACAACAATTAATTACTCCAAAACAATACGACAAAACTATTAATTATCTTTCCATAAAGGCAAGTCGCGAGTTCAAATGGTGGAAATTAGCACTTGATAATACAATTTTATACCAACAAGTTGACCAAGAAGATGACGTTTTAAATGTGCCGCAAATTGTAACAAGAAATTCTTTGTACTTCACGGACTATTTTTTCAAAAAAGCACTTTTTCTTCAAACGGGCTTTACCGTTAACTATTTCTCAAAATATTATATAAACGATTACAATCCTGTAATAGCTGAAGCGTTTGTGCAAAACGATTTGAAAGTTGGAAATTTTCCAATGATTGATTTTTTCATCAACGCGAGAATTCGTCAAACTAGAATTTTCTTGAAGGCAGAACATTTTAACTCAAAAATGACAGGAAATAACTTTTTGACAGCGCCAAATTATCCTTATCGCGATTTCACGATTCGTTTCGGGTTAATTTGGAATTTTTTCCAATAG